A single Roseinatronobacter monicus DNA region contains:
- a CDS encoding IS630 family transposase (programmed frameshift) translates to MGAALALRTDYDGMKLRELARKTKDANQARRLLALAEIYDGGRRSDAARIGGVGLQIVRDWVERFNARGPDGLINGKAPGQQSKLNDEQRRALAAIVESGPTLSVHGVVRWRLSDLRKWIADTFGISLHETSISRELRALGYVKLTARPRHHAQDTAALEDFKKGFAAAVAKLRARLLQGTVIEVWFQDEARVGQKNKITRRWAKRGTRPSAPHDQRTSSSYIFGAICPALGKAAGLVLPACNTEAMALHLAEISQTVAPKAHGAVLVDQAAWHMTDKLVIPDNITIIPIPAKCPELNPVENIWQFMRDNWLSNLIFETYEDIVDHCCKAWNKLVSMPDTITSIGTRDWAQEF, encoded by the exons ATGGGCGCAGCGCTCGCGTTACGGACAGACTACGACGGCATGAAGTTGAGAGAACTTGCGCGAAAGACAAAGGATGCCAACCAAGCCCGCAGGCTTTTGGCGCTGGCGGAGATCTATGATGGCGGTCGGCGCAGCGATGCTGCTCGGATTGGTGGTGTTGGCCTACAAATTGTCCGTGACTGGGTGGAGCGGTTTAATGCCCGCGGGCCTGACGGCTTGATCAACGGCAAAGCTCCTGGTCAGCAGTCTAAGCTTAACGATGAGCAGCGCAGGGCGCTTGCTGCAATTGTTGAGAGCGGTCCGACCTTATCGGTCCATGGGGTCGTCCGCTGGCGCCTGAGTGATCTGAGGAAATGGATTGCAGACACATTTGGGATTTCACTTCACGAGACGTCGATAAGCCGGGAACTCAGGGCGCTTGGTTATGTCAAACTCACAGCACGCCCGCGCCATCACGCGCAAGATACAGCCGCACTGGAGGACTTT AAAAAAGGGTTTGCAGCCGCAGTAGCAAAGCTCCGCGCACGGCTCCTGCAAGGCACTGTGATCGAAGTCTGGTTCCAAGATGAAGCGCGTGTCGGCCAGAAAAACAAGATCACGCGCCGATGGGCGAAGCGCGGTACGCGACCTTCCGCCCCACATGATCAGCGCACGAGTTCAAGCTACATCTTTGGAGCGATTTGCCCAGCCCTCGGGAAAGCTGCAGGTCTTGTGCTGCCAGCGTGCAATACCGAAGCGATGGCCCTGCATCTTGCTGAAATCTCCCAAACTGTCGCACCCAAAGCACATGGGGCTGTGCTCGTGGATCAAGCCGCATGGCACATGACTGACAAGCTGGTCATTCCGGACAACATCACCATCATCCCGATCCCCGCAAAATGCCCAGAACTCAATCCAGTCGAAAACATCTGGCAATTCATGCGAGACAACTGGCTATCAAACCTCATCTTCGAAACCTATGAAGACATCGTAGATCATTGCTGCAAGGCTTGGAACAAATTGGTCAGCATGCCCGACACAATCACCTCCATTGGAACCCGCGACTGGGCTCAAGAGTTCTGA
- a CDS encoding IS630 family transposase, translated as MRIEPKFLTSSERAELMSCVRRHREDHGVARRANAILLLDEGKSCQLIAEFLYLDDDTVRLWYKAYREGGWDLLSTDGWKGGQSRMTSAQEAELSAWLEDRFCRSTTEVRAHISATYGLEYSHSGCIKLLTRLGFEYRKPKGLPRVAPAAAQAAFIEMYQRLLNELGADEAVYFADAVHPEYQTKPAYGWVKAGTNPAVQTTAGRGRVNIHGALNLETFDLSFVEPITVDGISAVQLLAKIEASNPYKRLIHVIWDNAAYHKGQEVRDFLARPDCRIHLIPLPPYCPHLNPIERLWAVMHRCVTHNQYYPTQKQFADAILAFFRKTLPNEWRSFRDTISDNFRVISHDNFRVFA; from the coding sequence ATGCGTATTGAGCCGAAATTCCTGACATCTTCAGAACGTGCTGAGCTGATGTCCTGTGTGCGACGCCATCGCGAGGATCACGGTGTTGCGCGTCGCGCCAATGCGATTTTGCTGCTGGATGAGGGCAAATCCTGCCAACTGATCGCCGAATTTCTTTACCTTGACGATGATACGGTTCGTCTTTGGTACAAGGCTTACCGCGAAGGGGGCTGGGACCTCCTATCCACTGATGGATGGAAGGGCGGTCAATCCCGGATGACCTCGGCTCAGGAGGCCGAACTCAGCGCGTGGCTGGAGGATCGTTTTTGTCGTTCGACGACCGAGGTCCGGGCCCATATCTCCGCGACGTATGGCTTGGAGTATTCCCATTCTGGCTGCATCAAGCTTCTGACGCGTCTGGGGTTTGAGTATCGCAAGCCGAAGGGACTTCCGCGCGTTGCGCCTGCCGCAGCACAAGCCGCCTTCATCGAGATGTATCAGCGCTTGCTGAACGAGTTGGGGGCTGATGAAGCTGTCTATTTCGCAGATGCCGTGCATCCGGAGTATCAGACGAAACCGGCTTATGGTTGGGTGAAGGCCGGGACAAATCCTGCCGTGCAGACCACAGCAGGGCGTGGGCGTGTGAACATCCATGGTGCACTGAACTTGGAAACATTCGATTTGTCGTTTGTCGAGCCGATTACGGTAGACGGGATCAGCGCTGTCCAGCTCTTGGCCAAAATCGAGGCATCCAACCCTTACAAGCGCCTCATCCACGTGATCTGGGACAACGCGGCGTATCATAAAGGGCAAGAGGTGCGAGACTTCCTTGCAAGGCCGGACTGCCGCATCCACTTGATCCCATTGCCGCCATATTGCCCACATCTCAACCCGATTGAACGATTGTGGGCCGTCATGCACCGCTGTGTCACACACAATCAGTATTATCCCACGCAAAAGCAATTTGCCGATGCGATACTCGCATTTTTTCGAAAAACCCTCCCCAACGAATGGCGGAGCTTCCGCGACACCATCTCCGACAACTTCCGTGTCATCTCACACGACAATTTTCGGGTTTTCGCGTAA
- a CDS encoding Hint domain-containing protein translates to MISLDPSVHQFAARFGSHYRYTTQDPLCESIQPYQSDHTLREKGLLSGTLVANQNGWVSVDTIAPGDMVLTFDNGMQRVAAKHHVTLERGAIPLNKAFTMFVPKGALGNRKDMHILPMQELIVESDRAETLFGDPFVLMPAYLLDGYRGIQKQSFDDDLQVFILLFETEQIIYTNGGLLALGQMLASALSDAPHRLHADAAYPRLTQNEMMLVAEWRNDAPIAYPAFAAQSIEETWADLNTKLKL, encoded by the coding sequence ATGATTTCCCTTGATCCCTCAGTACACCAGTTTGCTGCGCGTTTTGGCAGCCATTACCGATACACGACACAAGACCCATTATGCGAATCCATCCAACCCTATCAATCTGACCACACATTGCGAGAAAAGGGATTGTTGTCTGGGACACTGGTCGCCAACCAAAACGGGTGGGTATCAGTGGACACCATCGCGCCCGGCGATATGGTGCTGACATTCGACAACGGAATGCAACGAGTTGCGGCAAAACATCATGTGACCCTGGAGCGCGGGGCGATCCCGTTAAACAAGGCCTTTACCATGTTCGTGCCAAAAGGGGCGCTTGGCAATCGCAAGGACATGCACATCCTGCCGATGCAGGAGTTGATCGTCGAGTCGGACCGCGCGGAAACCTTGTTTGGCGATCCTTTCGTGCTGATGCCTGCCTATCTGCTGGATGGCTACAGGGGGATTCAAAAGCAAAGTTTTGACGATGACTTGCAGGTTTTCATCCTGCTGTTTGAGACAGAGCAGATTATCTACACCAATGGCGGCTTGCTGGCACTTGGGCAAATGCTGGCGAGCGCGCTGAGCGATGCACCGCATCGGTTGCACGCCGACGCCGCCTATCCGCGCCTTACCCAAAATGAAATGATGCTGGTTGCGGAATGGCGAAACGATGCCCCCATCGCCTACCCAGCATTTGCGGCGCAAAGCATTGAAGAAACATGGGCCGATCTTAACACGAAGCTCAAATTATAG
- a CDS encoding Hint domain-containing protein, which produces MSLLSSSMDILTTRLKPFLDISARAPRRSTAKVPSTGSMLREVGLMSGTMVATDTGWCPIERVLADDQIMTFDNGMQTVVQNRAIVIRRKDIPDHKAFSMFVPRGVLGNRTDLNLLPMQEVILESDAAEEMFGNAFVLTPAVLLAGYQGITRHPIMTDIKLHMLTFKEEQIVQTDGEILVLAQSERCFSPFAETVGADRNVYPRLTQAQVLELVNAENGH; this is translated from the coding sequence ATGTCCCTCTTGTCATCTTCGATGGATATTCTCACAACACGGTTGAAGCCTTTTCTTGATATTTCGGCGCGCGCGCCGCGCCGCTCGACGGCTAAGGTGCCATCAACCGGTTCCATGTTGCGCGAAGTCGGCCTGATGTCGGGCACAATGGTCGCCACAGATACCGGCTGGTGCCCGATTGAACGTGTCCTTGCCGATGACCAGATCATGACATTTGACAATGGGATGCAGACCGTGGTGCAAAACCGCGCAATTGTGATCCGGCGCAAGGACATCCCCGACCACAAGGCCTTTAGCATGTTTGTGCCGCGCGGTGTTCTGGGCAACCGCACTGATCTGAATTTGCTGCCGATGCAGGAGGTTATTCTTGAATCAGATGCAGCCGAGGAAATGTTTGGAAACGCTTTTGTGCTGACCCCCGCCGTTTTGCTTGCGGGTTATCAGGGCATCACGCGTCACCCGATCATGACGGACATCAAACTGCATATGCTGACATTCAAGGAAGAACAGATCGTGCAGACAGATGGCGAGATTCTGGTGCTGGCCCAAAGCGAGCGCTGTTTTTCGCCCTTTGCAGAAACTGTCGGGGCCGACCGGAATGTGTATCCGCGTTTGACGCAGGCACAGGTTCTTGAACTGGTCAACGCAGAGAACGGACATTAA
- a CDS encoding 3-hydroxyacyl-CoA dehydrogenase NAD-binding domain-containing protein, protein MTDFHYSTDADGVATITWDIPEKSMNVLSMEGLRELDAHIDTALADAAVKGVIITSAKADFAGGMDLNVIAKMKEMAGDQPEKGLFEGIMSMHHVLRKIERAGMDPKSLKGGKPIVAALPGTALGIGLEIPLSCHRIIAADNPKAKIGLPEIKVGIFPGAGGTTRLARKLGAMGAAPFLLEGKLSEPKKAKSAGIIDEVVPAADLLARAKDWVLGATEADLVKPWDAKGYKMPGGAPYHPAGFMTFVGASAMINGKTQGVYPAAKALLSAVYEGALVPFDTALKIEARWFTHVLMNPSSSAMIRSLFINKEALEKGANRPDVADEKVRKLGVLGAGMMGAGIAYVAANAGIEVVLIDAEQASAEKGKAHAEGILDKGMSRGKVSAEQKAEVLNRITATTEYAALDGCDLVIEAVFEDPSVKAKVTARAEAVLGKDAIFATNTSTLPITELAKASERAENFIGIHFFSPVDKMLLVEIIKGQKTGARAVAKALDFVRQIRKTPIVVNDARFFYANRCIIPYLNEGMRMVREGVAPALVENAARLMGMPLGPLQLVDETSLDLGAKIAKATRAAMGADYADGDVDEVVFWMVDEGRLGRKSAAGFYEYDGKGKRQGLWPGLAAKFAPADTQPDLITVQHRLMFAQALEAVRALEEGVLEDIREGDVGAILGWGFAPWSGGPFAWLDMLGAEFAVSVCDDLEARYGARFSAPDLLRQMAQAGRGFYKIKDAQAA, encoded by the coding sequence ATGACCGATTTTCACTATTCCACAGATGCCGATGGCGTGGCTACGATCACTTGGGACATTCCCGAGAAGTCGATGAATGTCCTCTCGATGGAGGGGTTGCGCGAGTTGGATGCGCATATTGACACTGCCTTGGCCGATGCGGCGGTCAAGGGTGTCATCATCACCTCGGCCAAGGCGGATTTCGCGGGTGGCATGGACCTGAATGTCATTGCCAAGATGAAGGAAATGGCCGGCGATCAGCCCGAGAAAGGGCTGTTCGAGGGGATCATGTCGATGCACCATGTCTTGCGCAAGATCGAGCGCGCGGGCATGGACCCGAAATCGCTGAAAGGTGGCAAGCCGATTGTCGCGGCGCTGCCCGGCACGGCTCTGGGCATCGGCTTGGAGATACCGCTCTCCTGTCACCGGATCATCGCGGCGGATAACCCCAAGGCCAAGATCGGCTTGCCCGAAATAAAAGTGGGCATATTCCCCGGCGCAGGCGGCACCACGCGACTGGCGCGAAAGCTGGGCGCGATGGGCGCGGCCCCTTTCTTGCTGGAAGGCAAGCTGTCCGAGCCGAAAAAGGCCAAATCCGCCGGGATCATTGACGAGGTTGTCCCTGCCGCAGACCTGTTGGCGCGTGCAAAAGACTGGGTTCTGGGCGCCACAGAGGCCGATCTGGTCAAGCCGTGGGATGCGAAAGGCTACAAAATGCCTGGTGGCGCGCCCTACCATCCGGCGGGCTTCATGACTTTTGTGGGCGCGTCCGCCATGATCAATGGCAAGACGCAAGGGGTGTATCCTGCCGCCAAGGCGCTGTTGTCGGCAGTCTATGAGGGCGCGCTGGTGCCCTTTGACACCGCGCTGAAGATCGAGGCGCGCTGGTTCACGCATGTGCTAATGAACCCTTCGTCCAGTGCCATGATCCGGTCGCTCTTTATCAACAAGGAAGCGTTGGAAAAGGGCGCGAACCGCCCCGATGTTGCGGATGAAAAGGTGCGCAAGCTGGGGGTTTTGGGTGCGGGCATGATGGGTGCGGGCATTGCCTATGTCGCGGCCAATGCAGGCATCGAGGTGGTTTTGATCGACGCTGAACAAGCCTCTGCCGAGAAGGGCAAGGCACATGCCGAGGGGATACTCGACAAGGGCATGTCGCGTGGCAAAGTCAGCGCCGAGCAGAAAGCCGAAGTGCTGAACCGCATCACTGCGACCACGGAGTATGCCGCGCTGGACGGGTGCGATCTGGTCATCGAGGCCGTGTTCGAGGACCCATCCGTCAAGGCCAAGGTCACCGCCCGCGCCGAGGCAGTATTGGGCAAGGACGCGATTTTTGCCACCAACACTTCGACCTTGCCGATCACCGAACTGGCCAAGGCGTCGGAACGGGCCGAGAACTTCATTGGCATTCACTTCTTCAGCCCGGTCGACAAGATGCTTCTGGTCGAGATCATCAAGGGCCAGAAGACAGGCGCGCGTGCGGTTGCCAAGGCGCTGGATTTCGTCCGCCAGATCCGCAAAACGCCAATTGTTGTCAATGACGCGCGGTTCTTCTACGCCAATCGCTGCATCATCCCCTATCTGAATGAAGGGATGCGGATGGTGCGCGAAGGGGTTGCGCCTGCGCTGGTCGAAAATGCTGCGCGCCTGATGGGCATGCCGCTGGGACCGTTGCAACTGGTCGATGAAACCTCGCTCGATCTGGGCGCGAAGATCGCCAAAGCCACCCGCGCCGCAATGGGCGCGGATTATGCGGATGGCGATGTGGACGAGGTTGTCTTCTGGATGGTGGATGAGGGGCGTCTGGGGCGCAAATCCGCAGCCGGGTTCTATGAGTATGATGGCAAGGGCAAGCGCCAGGGCTTGTGGCCGGGGCTGGCCGCGAAATTTGCCCCCGCTGATACGCAGCCTGATCTGATAACCGTGCAGCACCGTCTGATGTTCGCGCAGGCGCTGGAAGCCGTGCGCGCATTGGAAGAAGGTGTGCTGGAGGATATCCGCGAAGGCGATGTCGGCGCCATTCTTGGCTGGGGGTTTGCCCCGTGGTCAGGTGGGCCATTTGCATGGCTCGACATGCTGGGTGCGGAATTTGCAGTGTCGGTTTGCGATGATCTGGAAGCGCGCTATGGGGCGCGGTTCAGCGCCCCTGATTTGCTGCGCCAGATGGCGCAGGCGGGGCGTGGCTTCTACAAAATCAAAGATGCGCAGGCGGCCTGA
- a CDS encoding cupin domain-containing protein yields the protein MPKLDLSKAPVKTGSVYPEPYASQMVGRSSQRLGEQAGLTQFGVNIITLEPGAVASLRHWHLREDEFAMVLEGALTLVEDDGEAEMQPGDCAAWKAGVANGHRFVNRSEALARFLVVGTKVEEDVCTYVDVDMKVHISGAQNTFTYHDGSDWAGPRDLPSGGN from the coding sequence ATGCCGAAACTTGATCTGTCCAAGGCCCCGGTCAAAACCGGCTCGGTCTACCCTGAACCCTATGCCAGCCAGATGGTGGGGCGTTCCTCGCAAAGACTGGGTGAGCAGGCGGGGCTGACGCAATTCGGTGTCAATATCATCACGCTGGAGCCGGGCGCTGTTGCCTCGCTGCGCCACTGGCATTTGCGCGAAGACGAGTTCGCTATGGTGCTGGAAGGGGCGCTGACGCTGGTCGAGGACGATGGCGAGGCGGAAATGCAGCCCGGCGATTGCGCGGCGTGGAAAGCAGGGGTTGCGAACGGGCACCGGTTTGTGAACCGATCCGAGGCCCTTGCGCGGTTTCTGGTCGTGGGCACCAAGGTCGAGGAAGATGTCTGCACCTATGTCGATGTGGACATGAAGGTCCATATTTCGGGCGCGCAAAATACATTCACTTATCACGATGGCAGCGACTGGGCCGGACCCCGCGATCTGCCGAGCGGAGGGAACTGA
- a CDS encoding acetyl-CoA C-acetyltransferase, which produces MQDAYIFDAIRTPRGKGRADGSLHEVTSVRLSALMLNALKSRNDLDTRAIEDVIWGNVTQVGEQGGCLARTAIMASDFDEQVPGLAINRFCASGMEAVNIAANQVRGGAGTAYVAGGVEMMSRVAMGSDGAAVAVDPAVAMERYFVPQGIAADIIATEYGLTREMADALAVESQRRAALAWDEGRFANSVVPVTDVNGLTILDRDEYPRRGTDMQSLGALKPAFKDMGEVMPGFDKVALMKYPHLEKISHIHHAGNSSGIVDGAAGVLIGSKEFGEKHGLKPRARIRATAKIGTDPTIMLTGPVPVTEKILRDAGMQISDIDLFEVNEAFAAVVLRFMQAFNVSEDRVNVNGGAIAMGHPLGATGAMIIGTLLDELERTGKSTGLATLCVASGMGAATLIERV; this is translated from the coding sequence ATGCAAGACGCTTATATTTTTGATGCCATACGTACACCGCGCGGCAAGGGCCGCGCCGATGGCAGCCTACACGAGGTGACATCTGTGCGCCTGTCAGCCCTGATGCTGAACGCGCTGAAATCGCGCAATGATCTTGATACGCGCGCCATTGAAGATGTGATCTGGGGCAACGTCACCCAAGTGGGCGAACAGGGTGGCTGCCTTGCGCGCACAGCAATCATGGCGTCGGATTTCGATGAACAGGTGCCGGGGCTTGCGATTAACCGCTTTTGCGCCTCGGGTATGGAGGCGGTGAATATCGCCGCCAATCAGGTGCGCGGCGGCGCGGGCACCGCCTATGTGGCAGGCGGGGTCGAGATGATGAGCCGTGTTGCCATGGGCTCGGACGGGGCAGCGGTGGCGGTTGATCCCGCCGTCGCAATGGAGCGCTATTTCGTCCCGCAAGGGATTGCCGCCGACATTATCGCCACCGAGTACGGCCTCACCCGCGAGATGGCCGATGCACTGGCCGTTGAGAGCCAGCGCCGCGCTGCCCTTGCATGGGATGAGGGGCGGTTTGCAAACTCTGTTGTGCCTGTCACCGATGTCAACGGGCTGACAATTCTGGACCGCGACGAATACCCGCGCCGCGGCACCGACATGCAGAGCCTTGGCGCCTTGAAGCCTGCCTTCAAGGATATGGGCGAAGTGATGCCAGGTTTCGACAAGGTTGCGCTGATGAAATACCCGCATCTTGAGAAGATCAGTCATATTCACCATGCGGGCAATTCGTCGGGCATTGTCGATGGTGCCGCTGGTGTGCTGATCGGCAGCAAGGAATTTGGCGAGAAACACGGGCTCAAACCCAGAGCGCGCATTCGGGCAACCGCCAAGATCGGGACAGACCCGACGATAATGCTGACGGGTCCGGTTCCTGTGACAGAGAAGATCCTGCGCGACGCAGGCATGCAGATCTCTGACATTGATCTGTTCGAGGTGAACGAGGCATTTGCCGCAGTCGTATTGCGCTTCATGCAGGCGTTTAATGTCAGCGAAGACCGCGTCAATGTGAATGGCGGCGCGATTGCCATGGGCCATCCGCTGGGGGCCACAGGGGCCATGATCATCGGCACGCTGCTGGATGAATTGGAACGTACCGGCAAGAGCACCGGGCTGGCGACACTCTGTGTGGCGTCGGGCATGGGGGCGGCGACCCTGATTGAGAGGGTGTAA
- a CDS encoding glutathione S-transferase family protein — MKLHCFGESGNAYKAALTLRLSGLEWQPVWVDFFGGATRSPEFRALNPMGEVPVLEDEGIIVTQSAVIQRHVAARAGQFLGADDAESREVLRWQFWDTHKLSGLAGSTRFLMNFLPEDKRPQAVIAFQQARLEASCKVLEQHLGARDWIVGTTPSLADFACCGYLFYPEPFGFSRTEWPAIDRWLTRIADLPGWKHPYDLMPGSPADRT; from the coding sequence ATGAAACTGCACTGTTTCGGAGAGAGCGGAAATGCCTATAAGGCGGCCCTGACCCTCAGACTGTCCGGTCTGGAGTGGCAGCCCGTCTGGGTCGATTTCTTCGGCGGTGCCACGCGCAGCCCCGAATTTCGCGCCTTGAACCCCATGGGTGAAGTGCCGGTCCTTGAAGATGAGGGCATTATTGTAACCCAATCTGCGGTCATTCAGCGTCACGTCGCCGCGCGCGCCGGGCAATTTCTGGGCGCGGATGACGCCGAGAGCCGCGAGGTGCTGCGCTGGCAATTCTGGGACACACATAAACTGTCGGGTCTTGCCGGATCGACACGGTTTTTGATGAATTTCCTGCCCGAAGACAAGCGCCCGCAAGCGGTGATTGCCTTTCAGCAGGCGCGACTTGAGGCAAGCTGCAAAGTGCTGGAGCAGCACCTTGGCGCGCGTGACTGGATCGTGGGCACCACCCCGAGCCTCGCGGATTTTGCCTGCTGTGGCTATCTGTTCTACCCCGAGCCGTTTGGTTTCTCGCGCACCGAATGGCCTGCAATCGACCGTTGGCTGACCCGCATCGCGGATTTGCCCGGCTGGAAACACCCCTATGATTTGATGCCCGGTTCGCCTGCGGACCGCACCTGA
- a CDS encoding acyl-CoA dehydrogenase C-terminal domain-containing protein, protein MPSYTAPTKDLQFVLHDLLQISTSDVPGYSDLESDFTTAILDEAAKLGQDVMAPLNASGDVEGCRLENGVVYTPKGFKQAFDQIREGGWNGLDLPEEFGGQNLPYVMGSAVGEIFVSANMALNMYQGLTHGAISAILAHGSEAQKATYLPKMVAMDWTGTMNLTEPHCGTDLGLMRTKAEPQADGSYKVTGQKIFISAGDHDMAENVIHLVLAKAPGGGEGTKGISLFIVPKFMVSEDGSLGARNGVSVGSIEEKMGIHANATCVMNYDGATGYLIGDLHKGMRAMFTMMNEARIGVGLQGYAQAVVAYENARIYAQDRLQGRDVTGAKNPDGPADPLIVHPDIRRMLMDQKSFVEGARAFTLWGASLIDRAHRMQDKDADGLISLLTPVIKGFLTDKGFDMCVQAQQVYGGHGYIEEWGMSQFARDARIAMIYEGANGIQALDLVGRKLAQDGGKHVMAFFEMVKTFIKENEGDARLEGFLVPLKSASKDLQAAGMYFMQHGMKSPNDALSGSSDFMHLFGHVCLGLVWARMAKAAYAALDGGASDRDFYEAKIATGRYYMARQLPATALHLARIQTGAETVMALDAAQF, encoded by the coding sequence ATGCCAAGCTACACCGCCCCCACAAAAGACCTTCAATTCGTGCTGCATGATCTGTTGCAGATCAGCACATCCGATGTTCCCGGCTATTCCGATCTCGAATCCGACTTCACAACCGCCATTCTCGACGAGGCGGCAAAGCTTGGGCAGGACGTCATGGCCCCGCTGAACGCAAGCGGCGATGTCGAAGGGTGCAGGCTGGAAAACGGTGTCGTCTACACCCCCAAAGGGTTCAAACAGGCGTTCGACCAGATCAGAGAAGGCGGCTGGAACGGGCTGGATCTGCCCGAAGAATTCGGCGGCCAGAACCTGCCCTATGTCATGGGCTCGGCTGTGGGCGAGATTTTCGTCTCTGCCAATATGGCGCTGAACATGTATCAGGGCCTGACACATGGCGCGATATCAGCCATTCTCGCGCATGGCTCGGAGGCGCAAAAGGCGACATATCTGCCCAAGATGGTGGCGATGGACTGGACCGGCACCATGAACCTGACAGAACCGCATTGCGGCACCGATCTGGGGTTGATGCGCACCAAGGCCGAACCGCAGGCGGATGGCAGCTACAAGGTCACGGGCCAGAAGATATTTATCTCGGCAGGCGATCACGACATGGCCGAAAATGTCATCCATCTGGTGCTGGCCAAGGCACCCGGCGGGGGCGAAGGGACCAAGGGCATTTCGCTGTTTATCGTGCCCAAATTTATGGTGTCGGAAGATGGCAGCCTTGGCGCGCGCAACGGCGTGTCCGTCGGCAGTATCGAGGAAAAGATGGGCATCCATGCCAATGCCACCTGCGTCATGAATTACGACGGCGCAACCGGCTATCTGATCGGTGATTTGCACAAGGGCATGCGCGCCATGTTCACCATGATGAACGAGGCCCGCATCGGCGTTGGCCTTCAGGGGTATGCGCAAGCCGTGGTCGCCTATGAAAACGCCCGCATCTATGCGCAGGACCGCCTGCAAGGGCGCGATGTGACAGGGGCGAAAAACCCCGATGGCCCAGCGGACCCCCTGATCGTGCACCCGGATATCCGGCGTATGCTGATGGACCAGAAAAGCTTTGTCGAGGGCGCGCGCGCCTTCACTCTCTGGGGGGCAAGCCTGATTGACCGCGCCCACCGCATGCAGGACAAAGATGCAGACGGCCTGATTTCGCTGCTGACCCCGGTGATCAAGGGTTTCCTGACCGACAAGGGCTTTGACATGTGTGTCCAGGCGCAACAGGTTTACGGCGGGCATGGCTATATCGAGGAATGGGGCATGTCCCAATTCGCCCGCGATGCGCGCATCGCTATGATCTATGAAGGCGCAAATGGCATTCAGGCGCTGGATCTGGTGGGCCGCAAACTGGCACAGGATGGCGGCAAGCATGTGATGGCATTCTTCGAGATGGTCAAAACCTTCATCAAGGAAAACGAAGGGGATGCGCGCCTCGAAGGCTTCCTTGTGCCACTCAAATCCGCGTCAAAGGATTTGCAGGCGGCGGGCATGTATTTCATGCAGCATGGTATGAAATCCCCAAATGACGCGCTCTCAGGTTCGAGTGATTTCATGCATCTCTTCGGGCATGTCTGCCTAGGGCTGGTCTGGGCAAGGATGGCGAAAGCGGCCTATGCGGCGCTTGATGGCGGCGCAAGTGATCGTGACTTCTATGAAGCCAAGATTGCGACGGGTCGCTACTACATGGCACGCCAACTGCCCGCCACAGCGCTGCATCTTGCCCGCATCCAAACCGGGGCTGAAACCGTCATGGCTCTGGACGCCGCGCAGTTCTGA
- a CDS encoding MerR family transcriptional regulator, translating into MVLEFKTIRQMCADFGVTPRTLRFYEAKELLFPRRDGQHRLFGRRDQARLKLILRGKRFGFSLEEIRQLLNMYERDDSELRQLRKTYDIACQRLADMERQRNELDEAITDLKQELAWGEAVLRHADSPKAAE; encoded by the coding sequence ATGGTGTTGGAATTCAAAACAATCCGCCAGATGTGTGCAGATTTCGGTGTAACGCCCCGAACCCTGCGCTTTTACGAGGCGAAAGAATTGCTGTTTCCCCGCCGTGACGGTCAACACCGGTTGTTTGGTCGGCGGGATCAGGCGCGCCTGAAGCTTATTCTGCGCGGCAAGCGCTTTGGCTTCAGCCTCGAAGAAATCCGCCAATTGTTGAATATGTATGAACGCGATGACAGCGAACTCAGACAGTTGCGCAAAACCTATGACATCGCCTGCCAGCGTCTGGCCGATATGGAACGTCAGCGCAACGAGCTGGACGAGGCGATAACCGATCTCAAACAGGAACTGGCCTGGGGTGAGGCCGTACTGCGCCACGCAGACAGCCCCAAAGCCGCTGAATAA
- a CDS encoding MerR family transcriptional regulator, with protein MSDTRLTFKEMCAQFDVTPRTLRYYEYIELLSPEKEGRNRFYTPREVARMTLIMRGRRFGFSLEEIRQWLEIYQKEGTAPQLRTWLDMADRQLVALRTQAKELEQTITDLEKLRAEAAALLPPDS; from the coding sequence ATGAGTGACACGCGATTGACCTTTAAAGAAATGTGCGCGCAGTTTGACGTGACGCCCCGCACCTTACGCTATTACGAATATATCGAATTGCTCAGCCCCGAAAAGGAAGGGCGCAACCGCTTCTACACGCCCCGCGAAGTGGCCCGTATGACATTAATCATGCGGGGCAGGCGGTTTGGCTTCAGTCTGGAGGAAATCCGCCAATGGCTGGAAATCTACCAAAAGGAAGGCACTGCACCGCAGTTGCGCACCTGGCTCGACATGGCAGACCGGCAGTTGGTTGCCTTGCGCACACAGGCCAAAGAGTTAGAGCAAACCATCACGGATCTGGAAAAACTGCGCGCCGAAGCCGCCGCATTGCTGCCACCTGACAGCTGA